The window gaaaatgtctttctAAGCGTGTCAAAGCTGAACAATTTTCCATCTTTCATTATACTACACAGGGCTGTTATGCCCTTACCTGTCCAGTCCTTGAATCTAGAATCCAATTCATTAGGCTTGAACTCTGAGTCGTAAGCACACCATTTAAGAACTATAATATTGGTCTCGAGTTTATATTCCTTTATAATAGTTTTCCATGTTTCCTTTTCACCCACAGGTTATCAATGTTTTTTATATAGGTTTGTAAATTATTGTCAGCTAGAGTTGCCTGAATAGGAATAGACAGCTTTTGTTCCTCAATGATTTTCCATTGGGCAGTGTATGATGGGTTACACCAGCATATTATTGCTCTCATCTGCGCTGCAAAATAGTAGTATCTGAGGTCAGGGAGGCCCCATCCTCCCTTTTGCTTAGCCAGCTGTAGAGTTTTGAGGCGAACCCTTGGTCTTTTACCTTGCCATATATATCTAGATAACATTTTGTCCCACTCATTAAATTGACTTTGGTTAATCTCTATTGGTAGGGTTTGAAATAGATACAAAAATCTTGGCaatacattcattttaataGAATCAAttcttgaattaaagctaaagAAAGGAATTAAGTTCCATCTTACTATatcttcctttatttttttgtataagGGTAGGTAATTCtgttcaaataattttgtaAGATCTTTCGGTAAATTTAtgcctaaatatttaaaagactCCGTTTGCCATACCAGGAGATaactacattttatttcttctggtGGGCTATAATTATATGAGAGTAGCTGGGTTTTACCTATATTAATTTTATAGCCTGATAATTGGCCGTATTGTTCAAATGATTGCATCAGTTTGGGTAAAGAATATGTTGGGTGTCCAAGGTAGACCAAAATGTCATCCGCATAGCAAGCCAGTTTATATTGCATCCCTTTGATAGAAATTCCCTTAATGTCTTCGTTTTGCCTAATGAATTGAGCTAGTGGTTCCAAGTATAATGCGAAAAGTAACGGTGACCATGCACAGCCCTGTCTAGTGCCCCTTTTTAGGGTAAAACTGTTAGATAGGCATCCATTAATTTTAATCCTGGCTGTAGGATTATCGTATAGTGCTTGTATAGTTTTAATAATCGTATCATGAAAGCCAAATTTATATAATACCCTGTAAAGGAACTTCCAGTTGACGGAATCAAAGGCTTTTTCAGCGTCTACACTCATCACAATTgctttgattttatgtttttgtatatGGTCCATAATATGTAGTGTCTTTCGTATATTGTCCTGTGTTTGGCGTTGAtgtatgaaaccagtttggtcgtTACATATCAATGTTGGTAGGAACTCTTCTAGCCGTTTGGCCATGATAGATGTGAAAAGTTTATAGTCCACATTAAGAACGGAGATTGGCTTGAAAGATCCACATTCCATTTTATCTTTGCCTTCTTTTGGTATAACTGAGATAATTGCCTCCTTCCAGCTGGGGGgcatttgtgcctttttcaagACCCAATTCAATGTAGGCAATAAAACAGGTATCAGttcctttttaaattctttatacCACTCTGCCGTGTAACCATCTGGTCCTGGTGATTTACTTAATTTAATTGCAGCTTTTAATTCTTCTTCAGTTATGTTCATTATCATTGTTTGATTTTGTTCTTCATCTAAAGTGGGTAAGTCTAGAGGGTTCAGGAAGCTATCAATCTGAGCTTCAGTCCCGCCAGGGGCTTCAGAGTATAGGGTTTTATAGAATCTTTCAAAGGCTTCctgtatttcatttaatttattttttatcacttttgtaCTTGGGTGCCTAATTTTATAAATTGTattttctgctgtcttttttttccaatttccaCGCCAATATTTTGGTAGATTTAATGCCACTTTCATAGTGTCTCTgtttcaaaaacattaaatcttTCTTGATTTCTTGTGTGGCTAGATTGTTAATTTCATTCCTAATGTTTTTGATTTCCCTTAATATATCCTGTGCTGAGTCCCCcagtcccctttcttaaagatggggaccaccaccccggtcagCCAGTtcaggggtactgcccctgatctccacgcaacattgtagaggcgtgtcaaccaagacagcccgacaacatccagagccttcaggaacttgAGGCGGACCTTGTCCaccccaggggctctgccaccatggagttgtttaactgcctcagtgacctcgcccccagaGATTGGCGGGGTCACTTCCTTCGTCAGACTCTGCTTCCGCCACGGAAGACGTGCCAGTGGGATtgaggaggtcctcgaagtattccttccaccgcccaataattttctcagtcgaagtcagcagcactccacccgcactatacacagtgcaggtagaacaccactttcccctcctgagtcgcctgacagtttgccagaatctcttcaatgcagtccgaaagtctttttccatggcctctccgaactcctccaaCACCAGAGTTTTTACTTCAGGCACCGCCCgtgccgcattccgcttggcctgtcggtacctatcagctgcctccggagtcccacagacTAACCAAGCCTggtaggactccttcttcagcttggTGCCTACCACCACAACAGGCACCAAttaccttgcggccgcagctcagtgcaggagcttcggcaatggaggtgctgaacatagtccattcggactcagtgtccccagtctccctcgaaatgctgttgaagctctgccggaagTGTGAGTAGAAGATCTCGCGGACCGAGGCCTCTGCTAGgcattcccagcacaccctcactgtaCGTTTAGgcgcaccaggtctgtccagcatcctcTCCCCCCACCACCTGATGCAaatcaccaccaggtggtgatcaattgacagctcagcccctttATTTGCCCCAGTGTTCAAAACGTATGACCCACCCCAGCCCCACCGCCTCTcatcaggggcaactccagactgagacagagtccagcccctctccaggaggctggttccagagcccaagccatgcattgaggtgagcccgactatatctagccggtacctctcaaccccaattcaattcaattcaattcaattttatttatgtagcgccaaatcacaataacagtcggctcaaagtgctttatattgtaaggtagaccttacagtaatacatacagagaaaaacccaacaatcaaatgacctcctatgagcaagcactttggcgacagtgggaaggaaaaactcccttttaaaagaaaaaatatcatCATAATCCGGCTACCCCTTTGGagccagctgtgggctcaaggctggagccgaacaaaaactccctgataacgactgtgttgagtctgttccttcccattccatgcaaggccacctgggtttgctggaagactgtttacttagcctggcagggcgaaggacactgtctcagctgaattatggacatgcacacacatacatatactgatactgataagcactcactgacgcatcaccctccctaccccggatccaacgccacctccaacgcttacctcccctctgatgtggacatcgggtcagctggaggcgcagtcgaagattgcagcggtcccagatcagatgtacacactggaacactttcccatgttgcttgtctgtgtttattgtgctatggtgtgttgatatctgtgcattcctgtattatccttttgtgttacacatttcgatgtttttttcttcgctacctagcctgacctgtctccccaatgtgatgtttgtgtattgtatgtacggtcggcaaggtctgtcatctcggttgtgggcaaaagacctgcaactgacaaataaaggctatctcaaaAGGCATTCAATAGGGTCCCCCACAAGCTGATTTGGCGATCATTACGAAGTCATGGTGCCCCGGAAGCTTATGTGAAATGGACTCAGCTGCTCTACTGTAATGTCACAAGCGAGGTCCGATGTTCAGCGGGAACATCACCAGCCTTCCCGATTACCGTTGGCTAAGCCCTCTTGCCCCTGCTGTTAACTCTCTGTATGGACACCGCAACGGCTGATCTAAAATCACCACGTCCATGGAGCCTCCtgtatgcagatgatgtgtGCCTATCAGAAACAGAAAACTGCCTAGCCCTGCAAACCCAAACACAAGCATGGAAAGACCGGCTCTCCAAAAACGGCATGCGCCTGAACATCAAGAAGACTGAGTACCTTGAATGCGGCCCCCAGACCAACAGTACCATCACTATCGACGGCGAGCCGCTGACTAAAGTTGCGCAATTCAAGTACCTCGGGTCCCTTGTCACCTTGGACTGCGAAACTCTACCAGACGCCAGACTCCGTGTCAACACAGCGTGGAGGAAGTGGCATCAGGTGAGTGGAGTCTTATGTGACAAGAGAATGCCAATCTATCTTAAGGCGAAAGTCTATAAGTCGATTGTGCGCCCAGTGGCACTCTACGGGTCAGAGTGCTGGCCAGCGATGACCAAACACGAACAAGCTCTTCACACCATGGAGATGAAGATGCTGAGGTGGCCTCTGGGTCTCACACGACTTGACCGAGCGAGGAATGAAGATGTCAGGAAACAATGGGGAGTGACACCGATCACAGACAAGATGCGAGAGGCGAGGCTCCGATGGTACGGCCATGTTGTCCGTAGCGATAAAAATTCCATCGCAAAGACAGCACAGCAATTGGATTTGGTTGGAAACGGGCCAAAAGGAAGACCAAAAAAGCGCTGGATGGACCGAATCAAGGATGATATGAATGCTGTGAATGTTACACCAGAAGACGCCCTTGATAggaagaagtggaggaagaCATGCAAGATAGCGGACCCTGCGTCGCGGGATATAAACCACTAGGAAGAAGAAGATATTCATATTCATCTTCATATTATtggtgttattattattaactgaaCATGTACGCTGGTCTTTCTATCGCTGTGAGGACTGTTAACCTGGACATAACGAGCTGTGAACCTGCCCCACTCCTCTAACTCCAGAAAACAGGTCGGATGCACAGAATAACATGAAAGTTCAAAGAAccagtttatttgttgttggACCTGAGCAGAGCCCAGAACAACAAGCAAATGCTCATCATCATTGTTGGGTCTGCGCTTCAGCAGGCCCGCTAGTTCAGACTTATTCCCGTGAACAAAGCAAGACAACAACTTAACCGGCTTTTATATGCTAGCAAGGGGAGGCTCTCAGAGCAGCCCCTCTGCCCTCGGTCTCAGACCACTCCAAAGAACCTGCAACCTTTTCTTCTCTGACACATAGTTTACACAAACACCCATTGTAACCCCCCGCCCTACGGAGCGTCATAaaactaagtgtgtgtgtgtgtgtgcgcatgtgggTGTTTCTGTGTGACTTCCTGCTGATCACAAAGGGTCACAATTTCAACCTAACAATCACCACTGCTCTTCCATATCAACAGTGATGTGGTTAgaccagtggttctcaaactttttagaTCACTCCCCACATGGTAGGAAGAAACCTATGCAGGGATCTCAAAGAGCAAAACTGCTGTCAGCTCTGTGTAGCCACACCTACTTGGGACCCACTctgtaaaagtgtgtgtttgctctGCCCACGTAGCCTCATATGTAGCCAGAGCTGAACATGGTGAGTCACCTTTAGTGTGTAAATGTATGCAGTTCAAAGGTTACAGAGAGTGCACTTAGTCTTAACATAGATACATTCATATATTTAGACTTTTTTTATTCTACGCACTTGTGATGATCACATAATCTTCTGCAGCATTACTGCCTTATCAAATTagaatcattcattcatttgacTGTTTCTTTATAGATCTCAAACATTCCTATGATATTGTCTCTGAAGGGAATTGGTGGAAAAAGTGGTGGCTGTTAAAACAGATCATAGTCCTGCacaatagaaaaataataaGCAGAGGAAATCTGCTGCTGTTCGCCTGCTCAGTCTTGCCACAATTAGGTTTCCTAATgaagtgtgtatatatatatatatatatatatatatatacacatatatatgtatgtatatacatatgtgtatatatgtatatacgtatatatatatgtatatacgtatatatatatgtatatatatatatatatatatatgtatatgtatatatatatatatgtatgtatatacatatatatatatatatatatatatatatgtgtatgtatgtatatatacatatatatatatatatatatatatatcaccatGGGATTTGAGGTTAGTCCGTGGGATGGACAGcattagtatatatatatatatgtatgtatatatacagtggggcaaaaaagtatttagtcagccaccgattgtgcaagttcccccacttaaaatgatgacagaggtcagtaatttgcaccagaggtacacttcaactgtgagagacagaatgtgaaaaaaaaaaatccatgaatccacatggtaggatttgtaaagaatttattcgtaaatcagggtggacaataagtatttggtcaataacaaaaatacaactcaatactttgtaatataacctttgttggcaataacagaggtcaaacgtttactataggtctttaccaggtttgcacacacagtagctggtattttggcccattcctccatgcagatcttcccaagagcagtgatgttttggggctgtcgctgagcaacatggactttcaactcccgccacagattttctatggggttgaggtctggagactggctaggccactccaggactttcaaatgcttcttacggagccactcctttgttgcctgggcggtgtgttttggatcattgtcatgttggaagacccagcctcgtttcatcttcaaagttctcactgatggaaggaggttttggctcaaaatctcacgatacatggccccattcattctgtccttaacacggatcagtcaccctgtccccttggcagaaaaacagccccatagcatgatgtttccacccccatgcttcacagtaggtatggtgttcttgggatgcaactcagtattcttcttcctccaaacacgacgagttgagtttataccaaaaagttctactttggtttcatctgaccacatgacattctcccaatcctctgctgtatcatccatgtgctctctggcaaacttcagacgggcctggacatgcactggcttcagcagcggaacacgtctggcactgcgggatttgattccctgccgttgtagtgtgttactgatggtgacctttgttactttggtcccagctctctgcaggtcattcaccaggtccccccgtgtggttctgggatctttgctcaccgttctcatgatcattttgaccccacgggatgagatcttgcgtggagccccagatcgagggagattatcagtggtcttgtatgtcttccattttttgatgattgctcccacagttgattttttcacaccaagctgcttgcctattgtagattcactcttcccagtctggtgcaggtctacaatacttttcctggtgtccttcgaaagctctttggtcttggccatggcggagtttggagtctgactgtttgaggctgtggacaggtgtcttttatacagatgatgagttcaaacaggtgccattcatacaggtaacgagtgggggacagaaaagcttcttacagaagacgttacaggtctgtgagagccagagattttccttgtttgaggtgaccaaatactttttttccaccctaatttacgaataaattctttacaaatcctaccatgtgaattcatggattttttttttcacattctgtctctcacagttgaagtgtacctctggtgcaaattactgacctctgtcatcattttaagtgggggaacttgcacaatcggtggctgactaaatacttttttgccccactgtgtgtgtgtgtgtgtgtatatatatatatatatatatatatatatatatatatatatatacatccataggtccctcatcctattcctCCTATTCCTATCCCTCATCCActgatggccccaactgaccgagtgctcagtgaatacctcaggcagcagagacccaagaaagaggagggagacgaggaaccatcatggaaggatagggccctgcacggtatgtaccaccggcagatagaggaggtggctgatatccagaaatcctaccagtggttggacaaagctggactgaaagacagcacagaggcactaatcatggcagcacaagaacaagctctgagtacaagatatagaggctggggtctatcacaccaggcaagaccccaggtgcaggctgtgtaaagatgccccagagacaatccagcacataacagcagggtgcaagatgctagcaggcaaggcatacatggaacgccataaccaagtggccggcatagtgtacaggaatatctgtgccgagtataacctggaagtcccgaggtcaaaatgggagatgcccccaagggtggtggagaatgaccgagctaagatcctgtgggacttccagatacagacggacaaaatggtggtggctaaccaacccgacatagtggtggtagacaaacagaagaagacggccgtagtgatcgatgtagcggttccgaatgacagcaatatcaggaagaaggaacacgagaagctggagaaataccaagggctcagagaagagctcgagaggatgtggagggtgaaggtaacagtggtccccgtggtaatcggagcactaggtgcagtgactcccaagctaggcgagtggctccagcagatcccgggaacaacatcggagatctctgtccagaagagcgcagtcctgggaacagctaagatactgcgcaggaccctcaagctcccaggcctctggtagaggacccgagtttgaaggataaaccgcccgcaggggcgtgctgggtgtttttacatatatatacacaaaatgCATTATGCACGTTTTGCATAAAGCATTTTACATTCTGCATATTGCATTTTGGATACATAAACTACAATGTAGAAAGAAATTACTATTGGGAGCATTTTTTCTGACATGTGAATAGGTGAGTAGCCTACAGCCCGCCTCCAAAGTCTCTCAATTTTTACCCAGAGGAACAAACCGTTTTTGTCAGAGAGTGCAAAGGTGTTCAACCATGAACTCAGAGCAACAAGTGAAaccaacacacacgcacactatAACTTGATCTGACTCATGCAGAAGAGTATAtatctgtgtacttcctgtttagcTGCTTTTGGACATATTCTGATTCTCGTTCTCTGCTTTGGTTAAGCAAATGTAAcccgtttgtgtgtgttgtgtctgtCGATGTGTTGTGTTCTGGAGGAGGGACACTACACTGTGTCTCTGGGCTGTTTATTGTAAATCGCAGCAACATCTGCAATCTGAAACATATAGAAATACAGAGCTGTGATCTGTGTGTGGTGCACGCTTGCTAGGACAGCTCTCCTCCGGCCATGCTAAGAGGAGCTGTGCATTGCAGCTTTATCAACTCCACAATACTATaattaatcaaataaaacaaattattttaaaatatcaacTTAAGCTCtcaaaaaatcaaaaaggaaaaaataaataacattgcGCGCATGCTAGCACACCTCTCCTGAAAAACAGTGAATGCTGTTAACAAAACACTGCAGCGATTTCTTTCACCTGCCACTAGCGACCAGGCTAACTTAGCATGTGAGGGATGCAGC of the Astatotilapia calliptera unplaced genomic scaffold, fAstCal1.2 U_scaffold_1, whole genome shotgun sequence genome contains:
- the LOC113017286 gene encoding uncharacterized protein LOC113017286; protein product: MDTATADLKSPRPWSLLYADDVCLSETENCLALQTQTQAWKDRLSKNGMRLNIKKTEYLECGPQTNSTITIDGEPLTKVAQFKYLGSLVTLDCETLPDARLRVNTAWRKWHQVSGVLCDKRMPIYLKAKVYKSIVRPVALYGSECWPAMTKHEQALHTMEMKMLRWPLGLTRLDRARNEDVRKQWGVTPITDKMREARLRWYGHVVRSDKNSIAKTAQQLDLVGNGPKGRPKKRWMDRIKDDMNAVNVTPEDALDRKKWRKTCKIADPASRDINH